A genomic segment from Castor canadensis chromosome 1, mCasCan1.hap1v2, whole genome shotgun sequence encodes:
- the Eef1a1 gene encoding elongation factor 1-alpha 1: MGKEKTHINIVVIGHVDSGKSTTTGHLIYKCGGIDKRTIEKFEKEAAEMGKGSFKYAWVLDKLKAERERGITIDISLWKFETSKYYVTIIDAPGHRDFIKNMITGTSQADCAVLIVAAGVGEFEAGISKNGQTREHALLAYTLGVKQLIVGVNKMDSTEPPYSQKRYEEIVKEVSTYIKKIGYNPDTVAFVPISGWNGDNMLEPSANMPWFKGWKVTRKDGSSSGTTLLEALDCILPPTRPTDKPLRLPLQDVYKIGGIGTVPVGRVETGVLKPGMVVTFAPVNVTTEVKSVEMHHEALSEALPGDNVGFNVKNVSVKDVRRGNVAGDSKNDPPMEAAGFTAQVIILNHPGQISAGYAPVLDCHTAHIACKFAELKEKIDRRSGKKLEDGPKFLKSGDAAIVDMVPGKPMCVESFSDYPPLGRFAVRDMRQTVAVGVIKAVDKKAAGAGKVTKSAQKAQKAK, translated from the exons atgggaaaggaaaagactCACATCAACATTGTCGTCATTGGACACGTAGATTCCGGCAAGTCCACCACTACTGGCCATCTGATCTACAAATGTGGTGGAATTGACAAAAGAACCATTGAAAAATTCGAGAAGGAAGCTGCTGAG aTGGGAAAGGGCTCCTTCAAGTATGCCTGGGTCTTGGATAAACTGAAGGCTGAGCGTGAACGTGGTATCACCATTGACATCTCCCTGTGGAAATTTGAGACCAGCAAGTATTACGTGACCATCATCGATGCCCCAGGACACAGAGACTTTATCAAAAACATGATTACAGGCACATCTCAG GCTGACTGTGCCGTCTTGATTGTTGCTGCTGGTGTTGGTGAATTTGAAGCTGGCATTTCCAAGAACGGGCAGACCCGTGAGCATGCCCTTCTGGCTTACACTCTGGGTGTGAAACAACTGATTGTTGGTGTTAACAAAATGGATTCCACAGAACCACCCTACAGCCAGAAGAGATACGAGGAAATTGTTAAGGAAGTCAGCACCTACATTAAGAAAATTGGCTACAACCCTGACACAGTAGCATTTGTGCCAATTTCTGGTTGGAATGGTGACAACATGCTGGAGCCAAGTGCTAAT ATGCCTTGGTTCAAGGGATGGAAGGTCACCCGTAAAGATGGCAGTTCCAGTGGAACCACACTACTTGAAGCTTTGGATTGTATCCTACCACCAACTCGCCCAACTGACAAGCCTCTGCGCCTGCCCCTTCAGGATGTCTACAAAATTGGTG gtattGGTACTGTCCCTGTGGGCCGAGTGGAGACTGGTGTTCTCAAACCTGGCATGGTGGTCACCTTTGCTCCAGTGAATGTCACAACTGAAGTAAAATCTGTTGAAATGCATCATGAAGCTTTGAGCGAAGCTCTTCCTGGAGATAACGTGGGTTTCAATGTGAAGAACGTGTCCGTCAAAGATGTTAGACGTGGTAATGTTGCTGGTGACAGCAAGAATGATCCACCAATGGAAGCAGCTGGCTTCACTGCTCAG GTGATTATTCTGAACCACCCAGGACAGATCAGTGCTGGCTATGCCCCTGTGCTAGATTGCCACACAGCTCACATTGCTTGCAAGTTTGCTGAGCTGAAAGAAAAGATTGATAGACGTTCTGGTAAGAAGCTGGAAGATGGCCCTAAGTTCTTGAAATCTGGTGATGCTGCCATCGTTGATATGGTTCCAGGCAAGCCTATGTGTGTTGAAAGCTTCTCTGACTATCCTCCTCTGG GTCGTTTTGCTGTTCGTGATATGAGACAGACAGTTGCTGTGGGTGTCATCAAAGCCGTGGACAAGAAGGCTGCCGGAGCTGGCAAGGTCACCAAGTCTGCCCAGAAAGCTCAGAAGGCTAAATGA